In a genomic window of Flavobacterium lipolyticum:
- a CDS encoding type I restriction endonuclease: protein MEINLQLKSLADKITQLKSKIETEESTKHAFVLPFIHALGYDAFNPLEVVPEFTADLGLKKGEKVDYAIFQNGEPIIIVECKSWKENLTVHNSQLFRYFHVTKTRFALLTNGINYQFFTDLDDQNKMDEKPFLEFDITNLKENTISEISKFHKSSFNIDNIISNASSLKYIKEIKKQINAELENPSNDFTKLFASKVYTGRLTEKVMDEFKDLVQKSISQYINERINDRLNAALTKETIKQQEEQATPLEEESKIYTSEEELEGYRIIVAILRQKLPTSRIVYRDTQSYFGILLDDNNRKPLCRLHLNGGKKYISLFNDNKNETKTAIASIDDIYQFGKELLDTVGLYETE from the coding sequence ATGGAAATTAACCTTCAACTCAAATCATTAGCAGACAAAATCACACAGCTTAAAAGCAAAATTGAAACTGAGGAATCTACCAAACATGCTTTTGTCCTGCCTTTCATTCATGCATTGGGATATGATGCATTTAATCCCCTGGAAGTTGTTCCGGAATTTACCGCCGACCTGGGCTTAAAAAAGGGAGAGAAAGTAGATTATGCCATCTTTCAAAATGGTGAGCCTATTATAATTGTGGAATGTAAAAGCTGGAAAGAAAACTTAACGGTACACAACTCACAATTGTTCCGCTACTTTCATGTCACCAAAACCCGGTTCGCTCTCTTGACTAATGGTATCAATTATCAGTTTTTTACTGATTTGGACGATCAGAACAAAATGGATGAAAAACCATTTCTGGAATTTGACATTACCAACCTCAAAGAAAACACGATCAGCGAAATTTCAAAGTTTCACAAAAGCAGTTTTAATATTGATAATATCATTAGCAATGCAAGTTCGTTAAAATACATCAAGGAAATCAAAAAGCAAATTAATGCAGAACTTGAAAACCCTTCTAACGATTTTACCAAACTTTTCGCCAGTAAAGTCTATACCGGAAGATTAACCGAAAAAGTAATGGATGAGTTTAAAGATTTGGTTCAGAAATCCATCAGTCAATATATTAACGAGAGAATTAACGATCGCTTAAATGCTGCGCTGACCAAAGAAACAATCAAGCAACAGGAAGAACAGGCTACTCCCCTTGAAGAAGAAAGTAAAATCTACACCAGTGAGGAAGAATTAGAAGGATATCGCATTATAGTTGCCATATTAAGACAAAAACTTCCGACAAGCCGAATCGTATATCGTGACACCCAGTCGTATTTCGGAATTTTATTAGACGATAACAATCGTAAACCGCTCTGCCGTCTTCATCTTAACGGAGGAAAAAAATACATCAGTCTTTTTAATGATAACAAAAATGAAACAAAAACCGCGATTGCATCAATCGACGATATTTACCAGTTCGGGAAGGAATTACTCGATACTGTTGGACTTTATGAAACCGAATAA